In Topomyia yanbarensis strain Yona2022 chromosome 2, ASM3024719v1, whole genome shotgun sequence, one DNA window encodes the following:
- the LOC131679806 gene encoding uncharacterized protein LOC131679806 → MSDPISITGAGNELDLTLTPCAVCSQTSTENEAMVGCDGCNRWFHYRCVGVTSAVKKEKRWYCTDGVCQVLAQEYLKNKRPRPKKTSESSEASVSKSGTLTLEQRRKALQEKQRRLEQELEDEMLLKEEESNMERALEKKRMLFEEKMRQKELQETSILYAEALRKKQEHIMRMKSNQSSFEKAMAALDEELKKVKVENVKPLKVSNVEQLEKDAGESDTALESDEEDQPCSVISEIQSAKSVERTRKRSEQANDGSQYGLGQHRTGPTKAQLAARNGITKKLPCFSGKPEEWPLFFGTYQASNEACGYTDVENLVRLQESLKGPALEWVRGQLILPQTVPRVIIKLQQLYGRPEQLLQSHLEKVRKLESPRADKLASFIPFGNAVEQLCEHLEAANLKQHLVNPLLIQDLVDKLPDSEKRQWVRFKRCADEVTLRTFTEFLSEIVADACEANVSMEYKLATKPASGGQFGREHAKGRGAMYYHSEEENLDETANVERTSFRPCKVCQCTDHRLRHCAEFKKLRYVDRLKVVNHWKLCCVCLNDHSGRCGFKIQCNVGECRERHNPLMHPVNTVVGISAHIWNQTKVMFRMIPAQLHFGGRSITVLAFLDEGASVTLIEKRMADRLGLVGVPEKLTIKWTADITRVEKDSSRMNVWASAVGSKDKVLLHTVRTVEKLMLPHQKLDSKEISTQFKHMRGLPIASYDGQPGILIGLNNVHSFVPLEAKIGATAEPIAVKCKLGWTVYGPRQSNTAFDGGYMGYHHEVSNEALHDLLKSHYALEESVVAVAQESAEDKRAREIMERTTKRVGNRFETGLLWRTDDPRFPDSFPMALHRMKQLEKKLERNPELHKNVCRQIEEFQQKGYAHLATAEELIRAETDKVWYLPLNVVTNPRKPGKVRLVWDAAASVQGVSLNTQLLTGPDLLIPLVQVIVGFRERRIAFGGDLREMYHQVKIVERDRQAQRFVFRKNFGEKPSIFVMDVATFGSTCSPSSAQYIKNKNAEEHAVQYPEAAAAIIHRHYVDDYFDSVNTVEEAINRAMQVRTIHKNGGFEIRNWVSNVPEVLRMLGEENQVTPVHFGRDKQSCSERVLGIIWDPNMDEFSFSTLHRPEMMAYLCNEKRPTKQIALSCVMGFFDPMGLLSPFTIHGKIIIQHHWRLGCDWKQEIDDESWHLWKRWTGLLPEVDAVRITRCYLGNAASSAVEPLELHIFTDASEHAYGCVAYLRAVINGNVRCSLVMSRAKVAPLKRQSIPRWLQSDQYKFKQFIAFRVGEILELTRVIDWRWLPTKLNIADVLTKWGSGPPLSSDGEWFNGKSFLYSPEEEWPSKVMPFEETSEEARGVVLFQELIDVKATSRWMGLVRVTASVVRFIANCRRKKMGQPIVTSKATETQQRSIKSKYLAIVKPLQQEELLKAETILWKQAQFDSFPDEMSALTKNLNLEPGQMPSKIQRSSTLVKLTPILDDEGVLRMGGRFEKSDDISFDQKFPIILARQHDITKKLIQCYHERFGHANRETVCNELRQKFWIPNIRAAIMEVMRECMWCKVHRCRPQVPMMAPLPTRRIRAGIRPFSSVGLDYLGPVDVSVGRRKEKRWVAVFTCLAIRAVHLEVVNSLTTQSWPSAGFPGANNEMLKTLHGDCEEEITTARTAWRFIPPGTPHMGGAWERMVRSVKEAMKALEDGRKLTDEILVTTLAEAEDMINTRPLTYMPQASAENEALTPNHFLRGIVKGANLLVDSGGNLAEALRDVYKRSQYLADRMWERWSKEYLPTINRRTKWYDERKPLEAGDLVFVVDGKDRKNWSRGIVEEVVQGSDGRIREAKIRTAAGIHRRAVANLAVLEIKNGKSGCSEEIPDVTGWGVNTAGHTGVDPID, encoded by the exons ATGTCGGACCCCATCTCTATCaccggtgcgggaaatgagctggATTTGACGCTGACTCCGTGCGCTGTCTGTAGCCAAACTTCCACCGAAAATGAAGCGATGGTAGGCTGCGACGGTTGCAACCGTTGGTTCCACTACCGATGCGTCGGAGTGACCTCAGCGGTGAAAAAGGAGAAGAGGTGGTACTGCACTGATGGTGTTTGTCAAGTGCTTGCTCAAGAGTACCTGAAGAACAAAAGGCCTCGGCCGAAGAAGACATCGGAGTCGTCGGAAGCTTCCGTTTCGAAATCAGGTACGCTCACTCTAGAGCAGAGACGAAAGGCTTTGCAAGAAAAGCAAAGGCGTCTTGAGCAGGAGCTCGAAGATGAGATGTTGCTGAAAGAGGAAGAGAGCAACATGGAGCGTGCGTTAGAGAAAAAGCGAATGCTTTTCGAGGAGAAAATGCGCCAAAAGGAGCTGCAGGAAACGAGCATCCTTTATGCAGAAGCGTTGCGAAAGAAGCAGGAGCATATAATGCGGATGAAGTCCAACCAGAGCTCATTTGAGAAGGCGATGGCTGCTCTGGATGAAGAGCTAAAAAAAGTCAAAGTTGAGAACGTTAAACCGCTAAAAGTTTCCAACGTCGAGCAGTTGGAAAAAGATGCCGGTGAAAGCGATACTGCTTTGGAAAGCGACGAAGAAGACCAACCTTGTTCGGTAATTTCGGAGATTCAATCTGCGAAAAGCGTCGAACGTACTCGGAAACGATCTGAGCAAGCAAACGATGGAAGCCAATACGGGCTGGGGCAACATCGGACCGGGCCGACGAAAGCTCAGTTGGCAGCTAGAAATGGgattaccaaaaagcttcccTGCTTTTCCGGAAAACCAGAAGAGTGGCCACTGTTTTTCGGTACGTATCAAGCCTCGAACGAAGCCTGCGGCTACACCGATGTCGAGAACCTTGTGCGACTGCAGGAGAGCCTTAAGGGACCGGCCCTAGAGTGGGTGCGCGGCCAACTAATTCTTCCGCAGACCGTTCCGAGGGTAATTATCAAGCTGCAACAGCTGTACGGTCGTCCGGAACAATTGCTACAGAGCCACCTGGAGAAAGTCCGCAAACTGGAGTCGCCGAGAGCTGATAAGCTTGCCAGCTTCATCCCTTTCGGGAACGCTGTGGAGCAACTGTGCGAACATCTGGAAGCAGCAAATCTCAAGCAGCACCTCGTAAATCCGCTGCTTATCCAGGATCTCGTCGACAAGCTTCCTGACAGTGAAAAACGACAGTGGGTTCGCTTCAAGCGGTGCGCCGATGAAGTAACATTGAGGACATTCACAGAGTTTCTGTCAGAAATAGTGGCGGACGCTTGCGAAGCGAATGTAAGCATGGAGTACAAGCTCGCGACTAAACCTGCAAGCGGTGGCCAGTTCGGGAGAGAACACGCAAAAGGGAGAGGAGCAATGTACTACCATAGTGAAGAGGAGAACTTGGATGAAACCGCGAACGTCGAGCGGACAAGCTTTCGGCCGTGCAAAGTGTGTCAGTGTACTGACCATCGTCTGCGGCATTGTGCAGAGTTTAAGAAATTACGATATGTTGACCGGCTGAAGGTTGTGAATCACTGGAAACTTTGCTGTGTTTGTCTGAATGACCACAGCGGACGGTGCGGTTTCAAAATACAGTGCAATGTGGGAGAATGCAGAGAACGACACAATCCGTTGATGCATCCGGTGAATACCGTGGTTGGTATAAGTGCTCACATCTGGAATCAAACGAAAGTTATGTTTCGAATGATTCCCGCTCAGTTGCACTTTGGAGGGCGATCGATTACGGTACTGGCGTTTTTGGACGAAGGAGCGTCCGTTACACTCATCGAGAAAAGGATGGCAGATCGTCTTGGACTTGTGGGTGTCCCGGAGAAGCTGACCATTAAGTGGACAGCAGATATCACGCGAGTGGAGAAGGATTCCAGCCGGATGAATGTGTGGGCATCGGCAGTCGGAAGTAAAGACAAGGTGTTGCTGCACACGGTTCGAACGGTAGAGAAGCTGATGTTGCCGCATCAAAAACTGGACTCCAAGGAGATTTCAACCCAGTTCAAGCACATGCGGGGATTACCGATCGCGTCGTACGATGGACAACCCGGAATACTTATAGGGCTCAACAATGTGCATTCATTTGTGCCGTTGGAAGCGAAGATCGGTGCGACTGCAGAGCCAATAGCGGTGAAGTGCAAACTTGGATGGACTGTGTACGGCCCGAGACAGTCGAACACTGCCTTTGATGGTGGGTATATGGGTTATCACCACGAAGTAAGCAACGAGGCCCTGCATGACCTGCTGAAAAGCCACTACGCTCTGGAGGAATCGGTCGTGGCGGTCGCGCAGGAATCGGCAGAGGATAAACGAGCGCGAGAGATAATGGAGCGGACCACAAAAAGGGTGGGAAATCGCTTCGAGACCGGACTACTGTGGAGGACAGATGATCCACGATTTCCGGACAGCTTTCCGATGGCCCTGCACAGGATGAAGCAGCTGGAGAAAAAACTGGAGAGAAATCCGGAGTTGCACAAGAACGTTTGTCGGCAGATAGAAGAGTTTCAGCAGAAAGGATATGCACACCTGGCAACTGCAGAAGAATTGATCCGTGCGGAAACAGATAAGGTGTGGTACCTACCGTTGAATGTGGTGACAAATCCCAGAAAGCCTGGCAAAGTGCGCTTGGTATGGGACGCCGCAGCTTCGGTGCAAGGAGTGTCACTCAACACGCAGCTACTGACGGGACCCGACTTGCTGATTCCACTGGTGCAAGTGATAGTAGGTTTCCGGGAGCGACGGATTGCATTCGGTGGCGATCTTCGAGAAATGTACCACCAGGTGAAGATCGTCGAACGCGACAGACAGGCTCAACGCTTCGTGTTCCGGAAGAATTTCGGGGAGAAGCCAAGCATTTTTGTAATGGACGTTGCGACGTTTGGCTCTACATGCTCTCCTAGTTCGGCACAGTACATCAAAAACAAGAACGCAGAAGAACACGCTGTTCAATATCCAGAGGCGGCAGCGGCCATAATCCATCGTCACTACGTCGACGATTATTTCGACAGTGTCAACACCGTCGAAGAGGCCATCAACCGGGCGATGCAGGTGCGTACAATTCACAAAAATGGTGGGTTTGAAATCCGGAACTGGGTTTCCAATGTACCTGAAGTTCTCCGAATGCTGGGGGAAGAAAACCAAGTCACGCCAGTACACTTTGGTCGGGACAAGCAGAGTTGCAGTGAACGAGTTCTTGGCATCATTTGGGATCCAAACATGGATGAGTTTTCCTTCTCTACGCTGCACCGTCCGGAGATGATGGCGTACTTATGCAACGAGAAACGACCCACGAAGCAGATTGCATTAAGCTGCGTGATGGGATTCTTTGACCCGATGGGATTGCTGTCTCCTTTCACAATCCACGGCAAAATAATCATCCAGCACCACTGGCGATTGGGCTGCGATTGGAAGCAGGAGATCGACGACGAGAGCTGGCACTTATGGAAGCGATGGACTGGCCTGCTGCCAGAGGTGGATGCAGTTCGGATCACACGCTGCTACCTCGGGAATGCTGCGTCTTCAGCCGTTGAGCCGCTGGAACTTCACATCTTTACTGATGCCAGTGAACACGCATACGGATGTGTAGCGTACTTGCGAGCGGTGATCAACGGAAACGTACGATGTAGCTTAGTGATGTCACGAGCGAAAGTGGCTCCACTGAAACGTCAGTCGATTCCACG CTGGCTGCAATCGGATCAGTACAAGTTTAAGCAGTTCATAGCCTTCAGAGTCGGCGAAATTCTTGAACTGACAAGGGTAATCGACTGGCGCTGGTTGCCGACGAAGCTGAATATTGCGGATGTGCTGACTAAGTGGGGATCCGGGCCCCCGCTGAGCAGCGACGGAGAGTGGTTCAACGGGAAATCATTCCTGTATTCTCCGGAAGAGGAGTGGCCGAGCAAGGTGATGCCGTTTGAGGAAACTAGCGAAGAGGCGAGAGGAGTAGTGCTATTCCAAGAACTGATCGACGTCAAGGCTACTTCGCGGTGGATGGGACTGGTGAGAGTGACTGCAAGCGTGGTTCGCTTCATTGCGAATTGTCGGCGAAAAAAAATGGGACAGCCGATCGTGACGTCGAAAGCCACGGAGACTCAACAGCGGTCGATTAAGTCGAAGTATTTGGCGATTGTAAAACCGCTCCAGCAGGAGGAACTCCTGAAAGCCGAAACGATCCTGTGGAAGCAGGCGCAGTTCGACAGTTTCCCGGACGAAATGAGTGCGTTGACCAAGAATCTCAATCTGGAGCCGGGACAGATGCCTTCGAAAATACAGCGGTCGAGTACCCTGGTCAAACTGACTCCGATACTGGACGATGAAGGTGTGCTGCGGATGGGAGGAAGATTCGAAAAATCGGACGACATCTCGTTCGACCAGAAGTTTCCGATCATTCTTGCTCGGCAGCACGACATCACCAAGAAGTTGATTCAGTGCTACCACGAAAGGTTCGGACATGCGAATCGAGAGACGGTTTGCAACGAGTTGCGTCAGAAGTTCTGGATTCCGAATATCCGTGCAGCGATTATGGAAGTGATGCGGGAGTGCATGTGGTGCAAAGTCCATAGATGTCGTCCACAAGTACCAATGATGGCGCCTCTCCCGACTCGACGCATCAGAGCAGGAATTCGTCCTTTCAGTTCGGTCGGCTTAGACTACTTGGGACCAGTAGATGTATCGGTGGGAAGAAGAAAAGAGAAGCGATGGGTGGCCGTGTTTACGTGTCTCGCCATCAGAGCGGTGCATCTCGAGGTGGTGAACAGCCTGACAACACAATCGTGGCCATCCGCCGGTTTTCCT GGTGCTAACAACGAGATGCTGAAAACGTTACATGGCGATTGTGAGGAGGAAATCACAACTGCAAGAACGGCCTGGCGATTCATTCCGCCTGGCACCCCGCACATGGGTGGTGCATGGGAGCGAATGGTTCGTTCCGTGAAGGAGGCAATGAAGGCATTGGAAGATGGAAGGAAGCTGACAGACGAGATTCTGGTGACAACACTGGCGGAGGCAGAGGACATGATAAACACACGTCCTCTCACGTACATGCCTCAGGCGTCTGCCGAAAATGAAGCTCTGACACCGAACCATTTTCTACGAGGAATAGTAAAGGGCGCGAATCTCCTAGTGGACAGCGGTGGGAATCTAGCGGAGGCTTTGCGTGACGTGTACAAGCGATCGCAGTACCTGGCAGACCGGATGTGGGAACGTTGGAGCAAGGAATATTTGCCAACGATAAACCGTCGCACAAAGTGGTATGATGAACGAAAGCCGCTGGAAGCAGGCGACCTTGTCTTCGTCGTGGATGGTAAGGACCGGAAGAATTGGTCTAGAGGAATTGTCGAGGAGGTGGTTCAAGGGTCCGATGGTCGGATACGTGAAGCGAAAATAAGGACTGCGGCAGGGATCCATAGACGAGCCGTCGCGAATCTGGCGGTGCTAGAAATCAAGAATGGTAAATCCGGATGTTCCGAGGAAATACCGGATGTTACGGGCTGGGGTGTCAACACCGCTGGGCACACTGGAGTTGACCCAATCGACTAA